Proteins found in one Streptococcus criceti HS-6 genomic segment:
- the rplA gene encoding 50S ribosomal protein L1, whose product MAKKSKQMRAALEKVDTSKAYSVEEAVALAKETNFAKFDATVEVAYNLNIDVKKADQQIRGAMVLPNGTGKTQHVLVFARGAKAEEAKAAGADFVGEDDLVAKINGGWLDFDVVIATPDMMAIVGRLGRVLGPRNLMPNPKTGTVTMDVAKAVEESKGGKITYRADKAGNVQAIIGKVSFDADKLVENFKAFNDVIVKAKPATVKGAYITNLAITTTQGVGIKVDSNSL is encoded by the coding sequence ATGGCTAAAAAAAGTAAACAAATGCGTGCTGCCTTGGAGAAGGTAGACACTTCAAAAGCATACAGCGTAGAAGAAGCTGTAGCATTGGCAAAAGAAACAAACTTTGCAAAATTTGACGCAACAGTAGAAGTTGCCTATAACCTTAACATTGACGTTAAAAAGGCTGATCAACAAATCCGCGGTGCAATGGTATTGCCAAACGGTACAGGTAAAACACAGCACGTTCTTGTATTTGCGCGCGGCGCTAAAGCTGAAGAAGCAAAGGCTGCAGGTGCCGACTTTGTTGGTGAAGATGACCTCGTTGCTAAAATCAACGGTGGATGGTTGGACTTTGATGTTGTTATTGCAACACCTGACATGATGGCAATCGTTGGTCGTCTTGGACGTGTCCTTGGCCCACGTAACCTCATGCCAAATCCTAAGACTGGTACAGTAACGATGGATGTTGCTAAAGCTGTTGAAGAGTCTAAGGGTGGTAAAATCACTTACCGTGCTGACAAGGCAGGTAATGTACAAGCTATCATTGGTAAAGTATCCTTCGATGCTGATAAGTTAGTTGAAAACTTCAAGGCCTTCAACGATGTGATCGTGAAAGCTAAGCCAGCAACTGTTAAGGGTGCTTACATCACCAACCTTGCTATTACCACGACTCAAGGTGTAGGTATTAAGGTAGATAGCAATTCACTTTAA
- the pyrH gene encoding UMP kinase: protein MVEPKYKRVLIKLSGEALAGSKGVGIDLPTVQAMAKEIAEVHELGIQIALVIGGGNLWRGEPAAAAGMDRVQADYTGMLGTVMNALVMADSLKQVGVDTRVQTAIAMQSVAEPYIRGRALRHLEKGRIVIFGAGIGSPYFSTDTTAALRAAEVEADAILMAKNGVDGVYNDDPRKNADAVKFDELTHVEVIKRGLKIMDATAATMSMDNDIDLVVFNMNESGNIKRVVFGESIGTTVSNKSSN from the coding sequence ATGGTAGAACCCAAGTATAAACGTGTTTTGATTAAGCTTTCTGGTGAAGCCTTGGCGGGTTCCAAAGGTGTCGGGATTGATCTGCCAACCGTCCAAGCTATGGCTAAGGAAATTGCTGAAGTGCATGAATTAGGGATCCAAATTGCTTTGGTTATCGGTGGTGGTAACCTCTGGCGGGGCGAGCCAGCAGCGGCGGCTGGTATGGATCGGGTTCAGGCCGATTATACCGGCATGCTGGGGACAGTCATGAATGCCTTGGTTATGGCAGATAGTCTCAAGCAGGTTGGTGTTGATACCCGTGTGCAAACAGCTATTGCTATGCAATCTGTAGCAGAACCTTACATTCGCGGTCGAGCCTTGCGTCATCTGGAAAAAGGGCGGATTGTTATCTTCGGTGCAGGCATTGGTTCTCCTTATTTCTCAACTGATACAACGGCAGCTCTTCGGGCGGCTGAAGTTGAGGCTGATGCCATTCTCATGGCTAAGAACGGTGTCGATGGTGTCTACAATGATGATCCCCGCAAGAATGCTGATGCCGTTAAGTTTGATGAATTGACCCATGTAGAAGTTATCAAACGTGGTCTCAAGATTATGGATGCAACAGCCGCTACAATGTCTATGGACAATGATATTGATCTGGTTGTTTTCAATATGAACGAATCTGGCAATATCAAACGCGTCGTCTTTGGCGAATCCATCGGTACAACTGTTTCTAACAAATCGTCAAATTAA
- the frr gene encoding ribosome recycling factor codes for MANSIIDKANDRFKHSHESLAREFSAIRAGRANASLLDRIEVEYYGAPTPLNQLASITVPEARVLLISPFDKNSIKDIERAINESDLGINPANDGSVIRLVIPALTEETRKELAKEVKKVGENAKIAIRNIRRDAMDEAKKQEKAKEITEDELKSLEKDIQKATDDAVKKVDSMTNEKEKELLTV; via the coding sequence ATGGCAAATTCTATTATTGATAAAGCAAATGATCGTTTTAAACACTCGCATGAGTCACTTGCTCGTGAGTTCTCAGCTATCCGCGCTGGTCGAGCCAATGCTAGTCTTTTGGACCGCATTGAAGTGGAATATTATGGGGCTCCAACTCCCCTCAATCAATTGGCTTCTATCACAGTACCAGAAGCTCGTGTCCTTTTGATTTCACCGTTTGATAAAAACTCTATCAAGGATATTGAACGGGCGATTAATGAATCAGACCTCGGCATCAACCCTGCTAACGATGGTTCTGTGATTCGCTTGGTGATCCCAGCCTTAACCGAAGAAACACGTAAAGAGCTGGCTAAGGAAGTGAAGAAGGTCGGTGAAAATGCTAAGATTGCTATCCGTAACATCCGTCGTGATGCTATGGACGAGGCTAAGAAGCAAGAGAAGGCTAAGGAAATTACCGAAGACGAACTTAAGTCATTGGAAAAGGATATCCAAAAAGCAACCGATGATGCCGTCAAGAAAGTTGATAGCATGACCAACGAAAAAGAAAAAGAATTGCTAACCGTTTAA
- a CDS encoding CvfB family protein produces MNKLLAKIITAMVTDQNDHYYYVQKDGLTLALDKKEGEHQLGQMVQGFAYTDQHQKLRLTTLKVSATQNSYGWGVVTNVRRDLGVFLDTGLPDKEVVVSLDVLPDIKELWPKKGDKLYVKLEVDKKDRIWSLPAQAEVFQKMAGPAYDNMQNEKLRVIVYRLKLSGTFVYLPDNNMLGFIHPSERYSEPRLGQELEARVIGYRHVDRTLNLSLKPRSFEMLENDAQMILAYLESHDGFMILNDKSSPEAIKAIFGISKGQFKKALGGLMKAQKIKQSPEGTTLL; encoded by the coding sequence ATGAACAAGTTACTAGCAAAAATTATTACAGCTATGGTGACAGACCAAAATGATCACTATTACTATGTGCAAAAAGATGGTCTGACTTTAGCCTTGGATAAAAAGGAAGGGGAGCATCAACTGGGCCAGATGGTTCAAGGCTTTGCTTACACAGATCAACATCAAAAGCTCCGACTGACAACTCTTAAGGTTTCTGCTACCCAGAATAGCTATGGCTGGGGCGTAGTGACCAATGTCCGCAGAGACTTAGGGGTCTTCCTTGATACGGGTCTGCCGGATAAGGAAGTTGTGGTTTCTTTAGATGTCCTGCCTGATATCAAGGAACTTTGGCCTAAGAAGGGGGATAAGCTCTATGTAAAATTAGAGGTTGATAAAAAGGACCGGATCTGGTCTCTCCCAGCTCAAGCAGAAGTCTTCCAAAAGATGGCTGGCCCTGCTTATGACAATATGCAGAACGAGAAGTTGCGGGTCATCGTCTATCGTCTCAAACTGTCAGGAACTTTTGTCTACCTGCCTGATAATAACATGCTGGGCTTTATTCATCCGAGTGAGCGTTATTCAGAGCCCCGTCTGGGTCAGGAGCTGGAAGCGCGTGTCATTGGTTACCGTCACGTTGATCGTACCCTTAATCTCTCGCTGAAGCCACGCTCCTTTGAGATGCTGGAAAATGATGCTCAGATGATTTTGGCCTATCTGGAAAGTCATGACGGTTTTATGATCTTGAATGATAAATCATCTCCAGAGGCTATCAAGGCGATTTTTGGCATTTCTAAGGGACAGTTTAAAAAAGCATTAGGGGGATTGATGAAAGCTCAAAAGATTAAACAGAGCCCTGAGGGAACAACCCTTCTTTGA
- a CDS encoding amino acid ABC transporter substrate-binding protein — MKLKNIVKLGAVAVASVAILAACSSKGASGGKETVNFATVGTTAPFSYEDKSGKLTGYDIEVAKAVFKGSDKYKVEFKKTEWSSVFAGLDSGKYQMGGNNISYSTDRAKKYLYSEPTGTTPTVLTVPKDSDIKSYDDIAGHSTQVVQGTTTAKQLEDYNKKHSDNPVDINYTEEDVTQILGSLNDGKFDFKLFDAPTVNSVIKSQNLSNLKTIDVPSEQKPFIYFVFSSDQKDLQSYVNKRLEKLQKDGTLAKLAKKHLGNKDYIPTAKEMKVPAKK, encoded by the coding sequence ATGAAACTTAAAAATATTGTGAAATTAGGCGCTGTAGCTGTGGCTTCAGTTGCCATTCTGGCAGCTTGCAGTTCTAAAGGGGCATCTGGCGGAAAAGAGACTGTCAATTTTGCAACTGTAGGAACCACCGCTCCCTTCTCCTATGAAGACAAGAGCGGTAAGCTGACTGGCTACGATATTGAAGTGGCTAAGGCCGTTTTTAAGGGCTCTGATAAATATAAGGTTGAGTTCAAGAAAACCGAATGGTCATCTGTCTTTGCTGGGTTGGATTCTGGCAAATACCAAATGGGCGGTAATAACATTTCTTATTCTACTGATCGCGCTAAGAAGTATCTCTACTCTGAGCCAACGGGGACAACCCCAACCGTTTTGACTGTGCCTAAGGATAGTGATATTAAATCTTATGATGATATTGCTGGTCATTCTACCCAAGTTGTTCAAGGGACAACGACTGCTAAGCAATTGGAAGACTATAATAAGAAGCACAGCGATAATCCGGTTGACATCAATTATACCGAAGAAGATGTTACCCAAATCTTAGGCAGCTTGAATGATGGCAAGTTTGACTTTAAACTCTTTGATGCTCCGACAGTCAACTCAGTTATCAAGAGTCAGAACCTGTCAAACTTGAAAACCATTGATGTGCCTTCTGAGCAAAAACCATTTATCTACTTCGTTTTCTCGAGTGACCAAAAGGATTTGCAAAGCTATGTCAACAAGCGTCTAGAAAAATTGCAGAAGGATGGTACTTTAGCGAAGTTGGCAAAGAAACATTTAGGCAACAAAGATTATATTCCTACAGCCAAGGAAATGAAGGTACCTGCTAAAAAATAA
- a CDS encoding MetQ/NlpA family ABC transporter substrate-binding protein — MKWKKIIGIITVVAAATLFLTACGSKSNSKNELKVGIMTLDDTTKPVWDQVKKDAAKKGITIKYVQFTDYNQPNKALSTGQVDVNAFQHYYFLNNWNKENKGNLVAVGDTLISPIRLFSKTTSSGKEEYSDVKDLPEGAKIAIPNDASNESRALFLLQAAGLIKLSTKNGDLATLKDITENSKNIDITEVSAEQLVTNLKNKSLDAAVINNAYAQEGKIDYKTTLYTEKIDATSKDWVNVIAAKKDWKKSDKADDIKTLVKIYQSDKIAKLIDKSTHGVDRAAWKGAPKPASSGNS; from the coding sequence ATGAAGTGGAAAAAGATTATTGGTATCATTACAGTAGTAGCTGCGGCAACCCTGTTCTTGACAGCCTGTGGTTCTAAATCAAATAGTAAAAACGAACTCAAGGTTGGAATTATGACTTTGGACGATACGACAAAACCTGTCTGGGATCAGGTTAAAAAGGATGCGGCTAAGAAGGGCATCACCATCAAGTATGTTCAATTTACAGACTATAACCAACCTAATAAGGCCCTATCGACTGGTCAGGTTGATGTCAATGCCTTCCAGCATTATTATTTCCTTAATAACTGGAACAAGGAAAACAAGGGGAATTTAGTAGCGGTGGGTGATACCCTAATCAGTCCAATCCGTCTCTTCTCTAAAACAACCTCATCTGGTAAGGAAGAGTACTCAGATGTTAAAGATCTACCTGAAGGTGCTAAAATTGCCATTCCTAATGATGCTTCAAATGAAAGTCGTGCTCTTTTCTTACTTCAGGCTGCTGGCTTGATTAAGCTCTCTACCAAGAATGGTGACCTAGCAACTTTGAAGGATATTACCGAAAATTCTAAGAATATTGATATCACAGAGGTTAGCGCTGAACAGCTGGTTACTAATCTCAAAAATAAATCTTTAGATGCTGCGGTTATCAACAATGCTTATGCTCAGGAAGGTAAGATTGATTATAAGACGACGCTGTATACGGAAAAAATTGATGCAACGTCTAAAGATTGGGTCAACGTTATTGCAGCTAAGAAGGATTGGAAAAAATCAGACAAGGCTGATGACATCAAGACTCTGGTTAAGATTTACCAATCTGATAAGATTGCAAAATTGATTGACAAGTCCACCCATGGTGTTGATCGGGCTGCATGGAAGGGTGCTCCAAAACCAGCATCATCCGGTAATAGCTAA
- a CDS encoding M20/M25/M40 family metallo-hydrolase, with protein MMGSNEKEQIAKFENDKFAQEYLEVLRKLIAKKSIFAQGIGLKEVAAYLKDIFSQAGAEVLVDESYQAPLVLAKFKSPNPQAKTLIFYNHYDTVPADADQVWTGDPFKLSLRDGYMYGRGVDDDKGHIIARLTAVCQYLAEVGALPLNITFMMEGAEESASTDLEKYLTKHREDLLPADFLIWEQGIKNAKGQLEITGGNKGIVTFDLSVKSASVDIHSKFGGVIESATWYLLRAIDSMRDDQGRILIDGIYDQVQKPTERELELVEKYAIENGKGLTDLYGLELPVMLEDRQAFLKRYFFEPALGVEGIRSGYLGQGVKTIIPSAAQAKMEMRLVPGLTPALVIDKIKRHLLKHGFDAVQVIYTLGEESYRSDMSAEPILRVIDLAKQFYPAGLAVLPTAAGTGPMKMIHQALQVPMAAFGLGNANSRDHAGDENVSIADYYTHIELVKELIKSYE; from the coding sequence ATGATGGGGTCAAATGAGAAAGAGCAAATCGCGAAGTTTGAGAATGATAAATTTGCTCAGGAGTACCTTGAGGTTTTGAGAAAACTAATTGCCAAAAAATCTATCTTTGCCCAAGGCATTGGTCTGAAGGAAGTGGCTGCCTATCTAAAGGATATTTTTTCTCAGGCTGGAGCGGAGGTTTTAGTTGACGAGAGCTATCAGGCTCCCTTGGTGCTTGCCAAGTTTAAGAGCCCTAATCCTCAGGCTAAGACCCTTATTTTCTATAATCACTATGATACGGTCCCGGCGGATGCGGATCAGGTCTGGACAGGGGATCCCTTTAAACTGAGCCTTAGGGATGGCTATATGTATGGTCGAGGCGTTGATGATGATAAGGGACACATTATTGCCCGCCTGACGGCTGTGTGTCAGTATTTGGCAGAGGTGGGTGCCCTACCCCTTAATATAACCTTCATGATGGAGGGAGCTGAGGAGTCAGCCTCAACGGATTTAGAAAAATACTTGACCAAGCACAGAGAAGATCTTCTGCCTGCTGATTTTTTAATCTGGGAACAGGGGATTAAAAATGCCAAGGGGCAGCTGGAGATTACTGGTGGCAATAAGGGCATTGTTACTTTTGATTTATCTGTGAAAAGTGCTAGCGTTGATATCCATTCAAAATTTGGAGGTGTTATTGAGTCTGCAACTTGGTACCTCCTTAGGGCTATTGACAGTATGCGTGACGATCAAGGGCGTATATTGATTGATGGTATTTACGATCAGGTTCAAAAGCCGACAGAAAGGGAATTGGAATTGGTCGAAAAATATGCTATCGAAAATGGAAAAGGTCTGACAGATTTATATGGCCTAGAATTACCTGTTATGTTAGAAGATAGACAAGCTTTTCTGAAACGCTACTTTTTCGAACCTGCTCTTGGTGTGGAAGGGATCCGTTCAGGTTATCTGGGCCAAGGTGTCAAAACAATTATTCCGTCGGCGGCTCAAGCCAAGATGGAGATGCGCTTGGTACCTGGCTTGACGCCAGCACTGGTTATTGATAAAATTAAGCGTCATCTGCTCAAGCATGGCTTTGACGCTGTTCAAGTGATCTACACTTTAGGCGAGGAAAGCTATCGTTCTGATATGTCGGCTGAGCCTATTCTTCGTGTGATTGATTTGGCTAAGCAATTCTATCCAGCAGGTCTAGCAGTCCTACCGACAGCTGCTGGCACGGGTCCTATGAAGATGATCCATCAGGCTCTTCAGGTCCCTATGGCTGCCTTTGGCTTAGGAAATGCTAACAGCCGAGACCATGCCGGAGATGAAAATGTTTCGATTGCAGATTATTATACTCACATTGAACTAGTTAAGGAGTTAATAAAATCATATGAATGA
- a CDS encoding methionine ABC transporter ATP-binding protein, with protein sequence MNEAIIQLDHIDITFHQKKKVIEAVKDVTVHINQGDIYGIVGYSGAGKSTLVRAINLLQIPTAGKVQVAGDPLFDKGKVTLDSSKLRQKRREIGMIFQHFNLMAQKTARQNIAFALRHSDLSKEEKAKKVDQLLDLVGLTDRSDNYPAQLSGGQKQRVAIARALANDPKILISDESTSALDPKTTKQILALLQDLNKKLGLTVVMITHEMQIVKDICNRVAVMQNGSLIEEGSTLEIFSNPREALTQDFIKTATGIDDALAKINRQEVVENLGANDRLVLLRYAGASTDEPLLNQLYKDYEVSANILYANIEILGDMPVGEMVVILSGQQVESALTVIEEADVSVTILKGGRK encoded by the coding sequence ATGAATGAAGCTATTATTCAATTAGATCATATTGATATTACTTTCCATCAAAAGAAAAAAGTCATTGAGGCTGTTAAGGACGTGACGGTCCACATCAATCAAGGGGATATCTACGGAATCGTTGGTTACTCTGGTGCTGGGAAGTCTACCTTGGTCAGGGCCATTAATCTCTTGCAGATTCCTACAGCGGGAAAGGTTCAAGTTGCCGGTGATCCCTTATTTGATAAGGGAAAGGTGACCTTGGATTCCTCTAAATTGCGACAGAAACGTCGTGAAATCGGAATGATTTTTCAACATTTTAATCTGATGGCTCAAAAAACGGCTAGGCAAAATATCGCCTTTGCCTTACGCCACTCAGATTTGTCCAAGGAAGAAAAGGCTAAAAAGGTTGATCAATTGTTGGACTTGGTGGGATTAACAGATCGCTCCGATAACTATCCTGCTCAATTATCTGGTGGTCAAAAGCAAAGGGTGGCCATTGCTCGTGCGCTGGCTAATGATCCAAAGATTCTGATTTCAGATGAATCGACTTCAGCCCTCGATCCCAAGACGACCAAGCAAATTCTGGCGCTTTTGCAAGATTTGAATAAGAAATTGGGCTTGACAGTGGTTATGATTACCCACGAAATGCAGATTGTTAAAGATATCTGCAATCGGGTAGCTGTCATGCAAAATGGATCTTTGATTGAGGAAGGGTCCACTTTGGAAATCTTCTCCAATCCTAGGGAAGCCTTGACACAGGATTTTATCAAAACGGCAACGGGGATTGATGATGCCTTGGCTAAAATTAATCGTCAAGAGGTGGTTGAGAATCTAGGAGCAAATGATCGTCTGGTCCTGCTGCGTTATGCTGGAGCTTCGACCGACGAGCCCCTTCTCAATCAGCTTTATAAGGACTATGAGGTTTCGGCCAATATTCTTTATGCCAATATTGAAATTTTAGGAGATATGCCTGTCGGAGAGATGGTCGTGATACTGTCCGGTCAACAGGTTGAGTCTGCTCTAACAGTTATTGAAGAGGCAGATGTATCTGTCACGATTTTAAAGGGAGGTAGGAAATAA
- a CDS encoding methionine ABC transporter permease, whose amino-acid sequence MELIEKYLPNAYELGWSGDLGWWSAILATLYMTFWSFLIGASLGLIAGLFLVLTGPGGVIENRPVFWVLDKVVSIFRAIPFIILLAILSGITLFLAGTTLGATAALVPLSAATFPFFARQVQVVFSEMDKGVIEAGQASGATLWDIIKIYLSEGLPELIRVSTVTLISLVGETAMAGAIGAGGLGNVAIAYGYQRFQGDITLVATIFILLLIFIIQFTGDFLTRKLSHR is encoded by the coding sequence ATGGAGCTGATTGAAAAGTATTTACCCAATGCTTATGAGTTGGGCTGGTCTGGTGATTTAGGCTGGTGGTCTGCTATCTTGGCAACCCTCTACATGACCTTTTGGAGTTTCTTGATAGGGGCTTCTTTGGGACTGATTGCAGGTCTTTTTCTCGTTTTGACGGGCCCAGGCGGTGTCATTGAAAATCGACCAGTCTTTTGGGTGCTGGATAAGGTTGTTTCAATTTTCCGTGCGATTCCTTTTATTATTTTGCTGGCGATCTTATCAGGTATCACACTCTTTCTCGCTGGAACAACGCTTGGTGCGACTGCAGCCTTGGTTCCTCTTTCAGCGGCCACTTTTCCCTTCTTTGCCCGCCAAGTTCAGGTGGTCTTTTCAGAAATGGATAAAGGGGTGATTGAAGCAGGACAGGCTAGCGGCGCAACGCTATGGGATATCATCAAGATCTATCTCAGTGAAGGTCTTCCTGAGCTCATTCGCGTTTCTACTGTTACCTTGATTTCATTAGTCGGAGAAACAGCTATGGCTGGTGCCATTGGTGCTGGTGGTTTGGGAAATGTGGCCATTGCTTATGGCTATCAGCGTTTCCAAGGAGATATCACTCTAGTAGCGACTATCTTTATCCTTCTTTTAATTTTTATCATTCAATTTACTGGTGACTTTTTAACAAGAAAGTTGAGTCATAGATAA
- a CDS encoding ABC transporter ATP-binding protein, which produces MLLEINHLKKIFRTRFSKEETHALQDVDFKIDNGEFIAIMGESGSGKTTLLNILATLEKPTEGSVMLNGQDITKIKESQLAGFRLRNLGFVFQEFNLLDTLSVRDNIFLPLVLDRKSYQEMNRRLNELAPVLRIQDLLDKRPFELSGGQKQRVAVARSLMANPQVLLADEPTAALDYRNSEDLLNLFETINLDGQTLLMVTHSANAAGHAKRVLFIKDGRIFHQLYRGDKSNKDFSKEISLAMSALLGGE; this is translated from the coding sequence ATGCTGTTAGAAATTAATCATCTCAAGAAAATTTTCCGCACGCGCTTTTCCAAGGAAGAAACCCATGCGCTGCAGGATGTTGATTTTAAGATTGACAATGGCGAATTTATCGCTATTATGGGCGAATCGGGTTCTGGTAAGACCACGCTTTTGAATATTCTGGCAACCTTAGAAAAGCCGACGGAAGGTTCCGTCATGCTCAATGGTCAGGATATTACCAAAATCAAGGAGAGTCAGCTGGCTGGTTTTCGCCTCAGAAATCTAGGATTTGTCTTTCAGGAATTCAATTTGCTAGATACCCTGTCGGTTCGGGATAATATCTTTTTGCCCCTGGTTTTGGATCGCAAGTCCTATCAGGAAATGAATCGTCGGCTAAATGAATTAGCCCCCGTACTCAGGATTCAGGATTTACTGGATAAGCGCCCCTTTGAATTGTCTGGCGGACAAAAACAAAGGGTGGCAGTTGCCAGAAGTTTGATGGCCAATCCGCAGGTTCTGCTGGCTGACGAACCGACAGCAGCCCTAGACTATCGTAACTCGGAAGACCTGCTCAATCTATTTGAAACGATTAATTTGGATGGTCAGACCTTGCTCATGGTAACCCACTCAGCCAATGCCGCTGGTCACGCCAAGCGTGTGCTCTTTATCAAAGACGGTCGAATTTTCCATCAGCTCTACCGTGGTGATAAGAGCAACAAGGATTTCAGCAAGGAAATCTCGCTAGCCATGTCAGCCCTGTTAGGAGGTGAATAG
- a CDS encoding response regulator transcription factor, giving the protein MTQTQERIYLVEDDQTIVSLLSQHLSDRYQVASVRNFRDVRREAEDFKPDLILMDITLPYFNGFYWTTEIRKSMTVPIIFISSSDDEMDMVMALNMGGDDFIAKPFSLPLLDAKISAFLRRAQQFTADVLHIGDFSLTRDGLLSNGDRQVTLSPTENKILAILLSHKDQVVSKEELMEKLWENESFIDQNTLSVNMTRLRKKISPLDFNHIHTVRGVGYLLK; this is encoded by the coding sequence ATGACTCAGACACAAGAGAGAATCTATCTTGTTGAAGATGATCAGACCATTGTATCGCTACTTAGCCAGCACCTGTCCGATCGCTATCAGGTAGCCAGTGTCCGCAATTTTCGTGATGTCCGCCGAGAAGCTGAAGATTTTAAACCAGACCTCATCTTAATGGATATTACCTTGCCTTATTTCAACGGCTTTTATTGGACAACAGAGATTCGCAAGTCTATGACTGTCCCTATTATTTTTATATCGTCCAGTGATGATGAGATGGATATGGTCATGGCCCTCAATATGGGTGGCGATGATTTTATTGCCAAGCCTTTCTCACTGCCCCTTTTGGATGCTAAAATTTCCGCCTTCCTGCGCCGGGCTCAGCAATTTACAGCTGATGTCCTGCATATAGGTGATTTTAGCCTGACACGTGACGGCCTTTTGTCGAATGGTGACAGGCAGGTTACCTTATCGCCGACAGAAAATAAGATTTTAGCGATTTTGCTGTCTCATAAAGATCAGGTGGTGTCCAAGGAAGAACTGATGGAGAAACTCTGGGAAAATGAGAGCTTTATCGATCAAAATACCTTGAGTGTTAATATGACCCGTCTGCGCAAGAAGATAAGCCCTTTGGATTTTAATCATATTCATACGGTGAGAGGGGTAGGGTATTTACTCAAATGA
- a CDS encoding sensor histidine kinase, with protein sequence MIRKFIKEYGLWYLIYSLIAGLFCLTFWLYHLPLAYFINSLALNIVILLGFSLWLYIRFYSKLKQITSATVNLELTDLKMWQTPSDQAYQTIIADLKAGEAEHQLQAISQIRQLESVVKMRSHQMKVPISAISLMAQTDNLDKQEVRQQLLRLQNYLSTLLAYFKFSQHQDDFRFENISVRKVAVDLVKTYRIACLAKELSVEIEGEWQIKTDKKWLTFAISQILDNAIKYSRPQGKIILSMTQTGLTITDQGLGILPEDLPRLFEEGFTGYNGHEHQKATGFGLYMTKQILDSLELSIRITSQVGQGTSVRITKS encoded by the coding sequence ATGATTAGAAAGTTCATCAAAGAATACGGCCTCTGGTATCTGATTTATAGCCTCATAGCTGGTCTGTTCTGCTTAACTTTTTGGCTCTATCATTTGCCTCTGGCCTATTTTATCAATAGTCTAGCTTTAAATATCGTTATTTTGTTAGGGTTCAGCCTCTGGCTTTATATCCGTTTTTACAGTAAGCTAAAACAGATAACTAGCGCCACAGTCAATTTAGAACTGACGGATTTAAAAATGTGGCAGACTCCCAGTGATCAAGCCTATCAAACCATTATCGCTGATTTAAAGGCTGGAGAAGCAGAGCATCAACTGCAGGCTATCAGTCAAATTAGGCAGTTAGAATCTGTCGTTAAGATGCGGTCTCATCAGATGAAAGTGCCTATCTCGGCTATATCGCTTATGGCTCAGACAGATAATTTGGACAAACAAGAGGTAAGGCAGCAATTGCTCCGCCTGCAAAATTATCTGTCTACCCTCTTAGCCTATTTTAAATTTAGCCAGCATCAAGATGATTTTCGTTTTGAAAATATCTCGGTAAGGAAAGTGGCAGTGGATTTAGTCAAGACTTACCGAATCGCCTGTCTGGCCAAAGAACTTTCTGTTGAGATTGAGGGAGAGTGGCAGATTAAGACCGATAAGAAATGGCTGACCTTCGCTATTTCGCAAATTTTAGATAATGCTATTAAATACTCTAGGCCGCAGGGAAAGATTATCTTATCCATGACGCAAACAGGTCTGACTATTACGGACCAAGGATTGGGCATTCTCCCAGAGGATCTGCCTAGACTTTTTGAAGAAGGCTTTACTGGTTATAATGGCCATGAGCACCAGAAGGCTACTGGATTTGGTCTTTACATGACCAAGCAGATACTAGACAGTTTAGAGCTTTCTATCCGAATAACCAGCCAGGTCGGGCAGGGAACTAGTGTCAGAATTACAAAATCATAG